CATACTTCCATTCGTATAAACGATGTTTATGATAACAAACGTAATATTTGAACTCTTGGTATTCGTGCATACACCTTGAAAATATCATGATATTTAATGACCATAGGCATAATGTACAACCTCTTTCTTCCAGGGTTTCAGGAAACGAAATGCATATATAGCTACTTTGGGTAATAggatttattaattaaacgtttgtttgataataatatattaacttctataaaaccaaatttaaaacaaaaaaaactaaatgtttgtttaaaagatCTCCTCCAATTAATATGGCTGaataatgtaaatgtatttggTATATATTATGCAACATAAAGGTCCAACTGCTAAGCAGCTGGGCGATTTCGGTCAATTCTGGCGAATGGTCTGGCAACAAAAAGTGGAGAAGATTGTTATGGTGACCAACTTGGTAGAGGGTCAGGTAATGTGTCTTTTAATGACAAGTGTGTGACCTTCTATGACAAAAGGTGTTGTGGTTTTGTGATAAATGGACAagaagtgaaaatattaaatatataattataacaacaacgatctggaattaaaaaaacaacaatatattttgaactatagtatttcattataaatatcataaacattATGCAGATGGAATATCATGTTCTATCGGtattaaagaatattgaaaaagaggattatggttttgaaatatcatataAGTTCACTTATGACCTTCCTGCATTAGAGTGCCGTTGCCATTAGTccgtataataataatacttaagtGGAACTTTATCTtaatatagtaaataataaataaatatatgttgctTTGCAGGAAACCAAATGTGAGCAATATTGGCCTGATCAATATCAAAGTAAATTATACGGCGATATAGAAGTTGTGTGCACGTTTGAAAAACTGTATGCAGATTTCATTTGGAGACAGTTTAGGTTTTCAatggtaaagtttcattaaTTTGGACACTGTCAGTAATTTAAGTATTCCCGAAAACAATTAGGTTGATCGAATTTGTGTAAGTATGCTGAAATTTAAATCTGATTACTATTAACATTACCTTATAAATAACAACACAACCTGTGAGTGGGAATACGGTAGTGCATCTTCGGATTCCCACGACTGACCCATTTCATGACTCCATGAAATACTCCGTGAAGTACTTAAAGTTTCCAGTATTACCCGTTAAGGCCATGCGACAGGTAAGGGACATATACCATTTTAGCATCTTTGGAATGAGGCGGTCTAAGTTTTGACATGTAGCTTCCCGCGTGAAAGGCGGCCATTACACAACTGTCTTTACATTGTCTGACATTACAAATGTCTTTTGAaacaaactaagaaaaatggCTCAAATAATACAGATATTAATTTAAACAGTCTCAAAATAAAATAGTCATCTCTTTTTGAACGCTGAAGATTCTCCCTTATAATATTAAGGAAAAACTGTTAAGATTAAGtgtgatttcaggaagggaggTTAAAACATCTAAGTATTTAGAATGACTCAATATTTCCCTACTTTAAAATAAGTTTCCATCAGATTTTGAATTAAGTATGTGCACTTGAGTTGTTACGGCATCAAACAAGCGCTATAATGACTTCCTTAAAAAATAAGttctttttgtaaatatgtttaatgtttcaatcagaAAACTTTTTAACTAAGCGATTGTTTTGTAACATTAGcttttacaatttgtttatagttcagaagcaaaatattaaaaagttaatcaataaagcaaataataaaagtcagttataaacaatatgaaatacaaAGCATTGACTCCCTTATTCATTTCCATTTAACTGAGAAGTTAAGACATCATCTTAACTAAAATACTTTTACATTGCCCTTTCGTAGCAAGTATCTAAGAAAAGAGAACTTGAACTatcttaaaatgtaatatttatttcactgcATTAATTTCACTATTAAAGATTAGTAAGTTCAAATATAATAAGTAGATTagataattataattcaaatcaaaacatcattaactattatatctcctttttctataaaaaaacaaaaggttCTTTGCACTGTCACGTTTACGCCTAGTCATGATATTTGGGTGTACGTAGAAACACGGTTCTTTCATTGGTCAGAAAACTATAAAGGATTGATTCTAAACGATGGAATTTGAAATGTTAGTGttgtaaatcattttgtttttaataaaaacacacttgttttcattttaagaaataaaaaacagaCATGATAAACGAATtttaatgtaattgtttatattcaatgtGATTACACTGCCATCTAACTTACACACAAAGACACATTTATTtcccaaatatttttttaattaattatcaaCAAATGGTATGCATAGTTGATATATAACATCATACCACAAGGTTATCAATTTGAATCACTTCTTTACTTTATTCTCTGTTTCCAAACAGGGTAAACAGAATAAAGAAGAAAGAAATCTGCATCACCTTCAGTTCACAGCGTGGCCAGACAGGATATTCCTGATAACGTCACATCGATTATAGAGTTTAGACAGAAAGTGAACGCCTTACCGACTACCTTTGACGGACCAGTTATTGTGCATTGCAGGTAGGGTGTCAAGCTGTGGTTTAGATTATTTAACCTTTCATTCCCTAGCTTGAAGCAAATGCTAACCCGTTTCAaccattgataaaataaatggaTGTTAggttataaattcaaaatatatttcgaaagatcgaaaaaaaacaacaacagaaaatagAGAAGCGATTCTCATAGCATTTTAATTTGATGTATACTAGgataaacatgaataaatatttcgAAGCTAGGTATATCAATACAATTCTTTCCATGTTCTACCTTTCTGTTAACTGCATCGTTTTGTTCCGATATTTTCCACTCAGTTTGATCTTATAAGTCAAATTTATTAGCTAAAGCATAGCGTTGGTGAATGGACCGGGCTTggttgtaaatctaaaaaaagcCTACAGTCCATATATTAAGACTGGATGACTTATTGTGAATGAAATCTCCTACGATTATTCCATACACAATGAATCTATATAGCTACATAATATGgcattaaaatgcattgttattaTAGAAAACAGATTTACGACATGacttattattttcttattgtaTCAGTATTGAGTCAACTCAACGGTATGAATCGTCGCCATTCGCAAAATCAATCAGCATTCATTATATAAGCCATATCCTTATTACGAGAAGTGTCCAAGTAACCTTGATCtgacataaaaacaatccaAATATCATGCATCCACTACTGCACTACACTTGACATGTGCAATTAAGAACTAAGATTGATAACGTCGTCAgcgtattttaaaatgtattctaaaactatttgatataaaacagtgaTTAAACTCATAAATATGGATtccatgtatttataaaactcaACGGTTTTACCTGAGCATATCATGGAATACACGGGTATCAAGGTTTAGTTTTTAAGTTTATCAGTCATGTGAATTGAATTGCTTTCCCGTACGCTAACTATTTACTGAGCACATCAGGTAAGTCTGAGCgtattgatatatgtttatgcCAGAAATACGGATACATATACATTCTACGATATACTGGGACACTATCGTAGGATATCATAAAGTATGAAAGTAAACACCTTCGAAATAGTAGTACTTATTAATCAAACTAAGCTTAACAAAAGTGAGAAAAAAGCATGCATGTCCGTATACCCTCTTCTGGGCAGAtacattgacagatattgagcTTTATATGTTTTCAGTGCTGGCGTAGGAAGAACAGGAACCTACATAGGTCTAGACGTTCTGACCAAAGAGGGTGAGGCAGAAGGAGCTATTGATATCCCGGGATGTGTTCTCAAAATGAGACAGAACAGACCCAACATGGTTCAGACTTTGGTGGGATATTTCCTAATATATAGTCTATAAGATAATTAAATCAATAGGATAAATAATGCGTGTCTCGTTAATCAATAAGCGCATTATGGTGGCGTCCGTTAATTATTCGTTGCACGAATTAAATTCAAAGTACTGTTTAAAAAGTGCGAtgtaatcaaattattttaactcAGAATAATGCATTAACAGGACGAAAAGGGGTTTTGATACTTCCCTTTCTTTTATTTCTAGTTAGTTCAATGTTGCTTCTTTTACTCATTACCGATTTGATTCATTTTGAACTTACGTCTATCTGAAATTTTTATGCCAAAAGAAGTTCAAGGACATTTTCCAGTACAGCATACTACACCGTATTCCAGCGTTTATCTTATAACTATGATATTGACTTTCAGAATCAATACAAGTATCTACACCAAGCTTTGGTCCATTCATTGACCCTTGATTGttcattgataaaaatagaCTACTTCCATGACTTTATGCATATGATGTCCAGCAAACAGGAGATACAGAAGCAGTTTGAGGTAGTATTGTTACTCATAGTATCAAAGGTAACAatgaatcaatgtttaaaataaatgtaaacaccGTAAGTCGTCGTAACCCAGATAAACGACATCGGTATAACGATAACACTGATTATTAATTCTACAAAATGATAGCGTTCGTGAACTATTGGAGGCGTAAAATATTTAGTCGTGAATATTGCAATATTGACTACACGTTatcaacattttgctttttgttagaatgattgtttttattgttttaatatatgtttaataaatggcaactaatgttttattatactgTATATTAACAAAACGCTATGtctgtaaaacaaaatgacagtaaATGCATGCATTCGTAACATAGCactgtttatgaaaacaaacatgtttaaataacaataaaaattcTCTTAGTTAACACACATTCGTATGGCTGTTTTCCGCATTAGGTCGAGTGTGTAATGTAGGAACAAATTCGATAACATAGACATTTATAATCATAATCAGACTGTGTAAATTaaccatttaatacaaactaaACTCTTCCAAAATAAATCACTCATTATCTGGCATTGATGTTTGTTGCATGTACGCTTGCACAGTGTAATTCTATAACAAGAGCTTACTGTGCTACATGATCACCTCAATCCGAGGCCAACGTACTCTCGCAGTATGGTGTGAAGCTATGAGAAGCCGATAGGCGCTATTCTGGATTTCTGTTTTCGAAATCGAGAGATGTGAAATATTGAATCGAGACCGTGGTTTTGACGTCGGAATGGTAAAATGTTAGTATAAGTTACATTAAAAGTATTCATGAATTATTGTTGCATTCTGAATATACGATAGAAAATGCAGTTACACCAGGAGCAAAAGTCTGACAAGGAACTACAGGCTACGGAAAAGAATCGGCTTCTGataaaaaagaacagaaaacacGCAGATATACCAGGTACCAcgattattttgatttaaaaaggcAGCATATCTTTAACTGACTTAGGTAAATATATTGCTTATATCTCAAAAGCAACTATTAGGACGAATACACATGATATTAACATTTTCGAAATACGGTTATCGTTAGTTCAGCCACATACATTTAACTGCGCTTATGTTTTATTACGTTTATCATTTTGATGAAAGGGTCGGTGTCCGTCCTAATGACCGTTGGTAGCATCTTtcctttaattttaatgtgCCACCTGCTGCAGTGGCGAGCTTTCTGGCGTTGCCGATTGATATTGCACCCTCTTCCATCCACGCGCAAATCCTGTCCCTGAAGAAAACTGCCTTTGTTGAAGAAACGTTGAAATTTTATCTATGTTCACATGATCTATATTATTCTTGTTGTGTATTGTTAGGTGATGCCAACAGACCAcgtctttatttgtttttgaacttAGGCGAATCTGATTATATCAATGCGATATACATCAACGTAAGTATGTGTTCTACGTgaacatttgctttaaataaaatgcagtCTGACATTCGTCCATTCCTCACTATGCCTCAATCTTCACAACGGGCGTACGACAAAGATAGAGATGTTCAGTTAAAAAATGACTTTCACATATTAATCGTATTTTTGACTTGTAAAATCgacaaacattgaaaaaataaacttcaCTTCGCAAAAACAAtcatgatttacaaaataaaaacaaaacaaataaggGCGGAAGATTTTAGGTATATTTAACTACTCAGAAATATTGCTTCGGAaagataattacatgtatacgATTTATGCGCTGTTAAGGTGatcccatatatatatattaacatatcgTACGATCAAGGTTTCGAAATTTCTGAGTTGAACAATATCTATGTTGACATAAATAGGTCTATCTGTCAGttttagatttgttttattgtggaAATACAGTATTCAACTGAAATTATAACGCTGAAAAACGTTTTCATTGTAGCTTTTGATGTTATGATATGTTTTCGTGAGCATGTTAACAGGATACTTCTATAAATATTTGGATTGGAATAAAATACACAACATTTCTTTAGTCTGCGTCCTATTTGTTGgctaagtttaaacttattttactgggcaaaaataaataaaacttcaacatatttacataataaaatttcagGATTAGAACGGTAGAAATTAACCTAAAGAGTTCCTTACCCTGTTATGATAAATTGGCATTTGAAGCAATTATAACTAATGAAGTTATTATCATTaaagcttttattatttattaatcacCGACGACTGTGTGTTAGACTTGTTGAGATTTGTTGGCTTGCTGAAACATACTTTTTTACATTCGTTTTAAATGAACTGATTATTTTTACAACTACATGAACAgtgttaaaagtaaaattaaatgtaaaataatactGCATAAAGGCCTACCCAACGCttataataattcaaattcGTTTGTGtcactttcaatttcttttcagagtttcaaaacaaaaaaccgCTTCTTGGTTGCACAAACACCGCTGCCTGATACAGTCTCCGATTTCATCGCACTTGTTATTCAAGAAAACTGCTCCTGTATTGTCAGTATGGAGACACAGGTAAATTATTGACAAGTCAGATACTTTGAAAATCACTCTAAGTTCGTACTTTGACACCAACCATTGGATGCTTCACtgaattttaattgttataattatgtttagatCACCAATAACGAAACCATTATGACCTAACGCCATTACAGGTATATAGGTAAATACAAATAGTGTTTGAAGTTATATCGTTACGTCCATAATAAAGCGTTGCAATTTGTACATTACGCTTTAATCTTCATTATATAGCGATATTTATCAATTAAGCACtaaacatcattattataattgttttataaagtttaaaaagtcAAACACATCCTTATCGATTTGCCAGTTATAAAGCCTCTATATCTTATtcagatttaaacaaaataactggttttcagtaaattatattgtaatatcCAGGGGAATGGCTTGTACGTTCCTGGTGACAATCAATCATTGATGAAAGGTGTGATTTCCATATTTTCAACAAGATATCAAAGTACGAGACTCTTTGTAAAAAGAATGCTGCATTTTAAGCACGACGGAAAGGTACGATATAAAGCTGAATAATTGTTCTCAAAATagcaaaatgtcatttttatcttttttaaattgaaaagttatttaaatagtttCCTATGGTTTATATGGAAACACATATGTGCTTTCTAgtctaaaaaatgaaaaaaaaaacaacatcaataacaacaaacaaaaccccaaacaccaacaacaaccgCAGCAACAACATTAATACAACTACCAAcacaacaaacaatataaatctTTATGCGTTTGTGATATTATATTGCAAGCATTATCTGTAAAAAGTGTTTTCCATTGGATTTAAGACCAAGTCGGAGGTGAGAATACCACATTATGAATATTTGGATTGGGATAGAAATCACAATACTCCGAAGTCAGCAGaacattttgtttctttcatcAAAGAGGTTGCAGACGCGTCCAAATCATCTCACTTGAACGGACCGATATTGGTGCATTGTATGTACGTACATGTTTTTATTAGCTCGAAGTCGCCTTCAGATTTTGGACTAGTGTTAACATTAAAAGGACCCTTGATATcacaagaaaataattaattattacgATCGTAGACACCAATCCGACATGTTACAATTGTGACAGGAACGGAGCTGGAAAGAGCGGACTTGCATGTGTTGTCTCGACATTACTTGAAACACTGAGTGAAGATAATGAAGTCAGTGTGGTCAATGCGGTGAGGAAAGTCAGAGCAAGACGACCACTTTCCATTCCAAATAAGGTAATTATAAAACTACTTTTtcaaccaaattatttttattacttttatgtttattatttttgcattacATTGTTACAGTGGAAACCACAATGACTTTTCAGTAGTTATTTTAACGATGAGTCTGTAGAGAGGTGCCAAGTACAAGacctaacatacactgaacgagagacacattgAATAACAACAGCTTGTCCATGAATGATATAAGCTGTAATAGTTTCTATCATTTGACTACTTGAGTCCAtcatttgtttctttgtttaactacttaatatttattcatatgttttcaAGGTCGACATATTTGGTAGCGTTTATGCCAAGGTGGCCATCagattgaataataaaataagtaacGTTGCAACGTATCGCCCAGACTGCATCCTATTTATGACGTTATTAATCTTATCGAATCGCATTTTTAAATTGGGAGTTCccatctttttcaatattttaaaaactagCTATGTATTATTGATCATTGTTTTTGCATACAAGTTTGATTTTTCAGGAACAATTT
This genomic stretch from Mya arenaria isolate MELC-2E11 chromosome 10, ASM2691426v1 harbors:
- the LOC128205753 gene encoding tyrosine-protein phosphatase non-receptor type 20-like, encoding MRQNRPNMVQTLNQYKYLHQALVHSLTLDCSLIKIDYFHDFMHMMSSKQEIQKQFEKMQLHQEQKSDKELQATEKNRLLIKKNRKHADIPGDANRPRLYLFLNLGESDYINAIYINSFKTKNRFLVAQTPLPDTVSDFIALVIQENCSCIVSMETQGNGLYVPGDNQSLMKGVISIFSTRYQSTRLFVKRMLHFKHDGKTKSEVRIPHYEYLDWDRNHNTPKSAEHFVSFIKEVADASKSSHLNGPILVHCMNGAGKSGLACVVSTLLETLSEDNEVSVVNAVRKVRARRPLSIPNKEQFYFCYECVLQSLNATDTAVYYNTSADIKRI